The segment TTTCAGAAGAAAGTTCCTGAATGCGCGTCGCCACACCTTTAATAATTTGTTTACTGCCACATTCAGGACATTGCTCAGTCTCTTCCTGCACATGACAACCACACTTGGCGCATACCGTTTGGTGATACTTTCCAAGAAGCGGATGTAACCCATAATTTGCGCCTACAGTTCGACCATCTATATTGTGTAGTGCTTTTTTCAGCTCTACAAAATTCGCATCCGCTAAAAGCAATGTTTGATATTCCCGCGCCATTTTGCCTAGAGAGTGAGCATCGGAGTTGGTAACAAATGTATACTGTTCAAGCTCCTGTATTTTGCTTACCATCTCGGTATCGGAGCTAAGGCCAAGTTCAATTGCATCAATCATCGTCGGATCAAATACTTCCGTTAAGCTCCGCAGCACACCTTTTCCATATAAGCTTTTAAAAGGTGTAAATACATGGGCTGGGATGAACAAGCCGCCGAGTTCAACGACTTTATGTTGCAATGTTTTCGCGTCACAATAAATACGCTGCGAGCTCAAATTTATATTCGTAACATGTTCACGCATCCAATTAGAAAAGTCCTTCATGAGCGTAATTGTCGGGAAAAAAGCGAGAACATGTATTGGTCCGTGGCAATTCATATCATAAATTTCAATTTCAGAACCTAAAATGAGTGTTGTATTTTCATATCGCAGTCCCCCTTCAGCGAGTGGTACAAGTGAACCTTCCGCCATTAAGTGCTCCATTTCTTCCAGTACCCCTGGTGAATGACAGTCAATAATCCCGATTAATTCAAGCCCCTTTTGCGAACTAGCTGTTTGTAAAATATTCGCTAAAGTTAATGTTTTACTACCCGTAATTTTTACTGCGCGTCCATTCATTGTGCGCCCAATGTGGATATGCAAATCTGCATAAAAGTTTTTTAACACGTTCTATTCTCTCCACCTTTCTAAATTAAGGATGTGTTATTAAATTTGAGTTATACGATGGAATAATTCCCTGTTTTTTTAGTGATCCTTCTGTTCCCTAAAAGACGGAATAAAAATACTATTGGCAATTCAATGGAAACAATGATAGCATAAAAGTAATTAAAATATTTGCGGGGGGACGCTCTATGCGTTGAGAAGGTTAAAACCTGACTCTTGGAACCTGTTCAGTTAACACTGGCGTAGGGAGCAAAGTACATAGCGATTCGTCTATTTCGCATTTTTTTGTACATGAGCTCTCCTTTATGGGGAGCTTTTTGTTTTTCCAAGTAAATATTTAACTTGATTCAGAAGGGTTTCA is part of the Solibacillus sp. FSL K6-1523 genome and harbors:
- a CDS encoding endonuclease Q family protein; the encoded protein is MNGRAVKITGSKTLTLANILQTASSQKGLELIGIIDCHSPGVLEEMEHLMAEGSLVPLAEGGLRYENTTLILGSEIEIYDMNCHGPIHVLAFFPTITLMKDFSNWMREHVTNINLSSQRIYCDAKTLQHKVVELGGLFIPAHVFTPFKSLYGKGVLRSLTEVFDPTMIDAIELGLSSDTEMVSKIQELEQYTFVTNSDAHSLGKMAREYQTLLLADANFVELKKALHNIDGRTVGANYGLHPLLGKYHQTVCAKCGCHVQEETEQCPECGSKQIIKGVATRIQELSSENHITERKRPPYIHQVPLDFIPGIGPKVMQKLLAAFGTEMDIIHRTTVQQLATVVPQKIAERIDLARTGQLQFAVGGGGVYGKVQFE